Proteins from one Bacillaceae bacterium S4-13-56 genomic window:
- a CDS encoding DUF5667 domain-containing protein, whose product MKNKKTIHIFSATMLSASMFAAPLATFAEEDENQDVVVDGSTDTDVITETESTQEELVLVTEDVIFDNLFQFVEALTNNIKLALSNEDGEKAELYIAIAEKHIAQAEELLAEGNEDEAANLFEDALVALANADKISDDIDGEQTEDGTEEESEDANSDEDVVAEDDLETDDVIANDDEAEDSEEGEIKDRIGQNVISLAHNMNKVGNEKAKAALKRNIDRALERLEVKYGNIDDLKAELKSILEPNDEESAESTEDATSDAESTTGEEAAEDTTSGDQATDEDTEEELVDVEEDESVLDPTPEELKGMQKNPSQDVIKGFENANKGKENSKAKGKAKGKNKD is encoded by the coding sequence ATGAAAAATAAAAAAACTATTCATATTTTCTCAGCAACAATGTTATCAGCATCCATGTTTGCTGCACCATTAGCAACATTTGCAGAGGAGGATGAGAATCAAGATGTTGTTGTTGATGGGTCAACGGATACTGATGTAATTACTGAAACAGAGAGTACACAGGAGGAGCTCGTGCTTGTTACTGAGGATGTCATCTTTGACAATTTATTTCAATTTGTTGAAGCATTGACAAACAATATAAAACTTGCACTTTCAAATGAAGATGGAGAAAAAGCAGAACTTTATATTGCGATTGCTGAAAAACATATCGCTCAAGCTGAAGAGTTATTAGCTGAAGGCAACGAAGATGAAGCTGCTAATTTATTTGAAGATGCACTTGTAGCTTTAGCTAATGCTGATAAAATATCAGATGATATAGACGGTGAACAAACGGAAGACGGTACTGAAGAAGAATCTGAAGACGCAAATTCTGATGAGGATGTAGTAGCTGAGGATGATCTGGAAACGGATGATGTTATAGCTAACGATGATGAAGCTGAAGATTCCGAAGAAGGCGAAATCAAAGACCGGATTGGTCAAAACGTTATTTCACTAGCTCATAACATGAATAAAGTTGGTAATGAAAAAGCTAAGGCTGCTCTTAAAAGGAATATTGATAGAGCTTTAGAAAGACTAGAAGTAAAATACGGAAATATCGATGACTTAAAAGCAGAGCTTAAATCCATACTAGAACCGAATGATGAAGAGTCAGCAGAATCAACAGAAGATGCGACTTCAGATGCAGAAAGCACAACAGGTGAAGAAGCTGCGGAGGATACCACCTCAGGAGATCAAGCTACTGATGAAGATACAGAAGAAGAATTAGTAGATGTTGAGGAAGACGAAAGTGTCCTAGATCCTACTCCTGAAGAACTTAAAGGAATGCAAAAAAATCCTTCCCAAGACGTAATCAAAGGTTTTGAAAACGCTAATAAAGGGAAAGAAAATAGTAAAGCCAAAGGAAAAGCAAAGGGAAAAAATAAGGATTAA
- a CDS encoding ATP-binding cassette domain-containing protein, with the protein MLSANIFTPLNHFELNIQLNIRNELLVITGKSGSGKTSLLNCIAGLLTPKKGEIKFQDQILFKTAEINLPPQQRNIGYVFQDYALFPHMSVQKNIFYGVPKNKRAEILPHINLLVNTLDIGHLLEQYPHEISGGEKQRVAVVRALANRPNALLMDEPFSALDPETKMQCYKQILHLKETWNIPMILVTHNVEEAKILGDRLVQMHQGIIVDSKDLN; encoded by the coding sequence TTGTTATCTGCAAATATTTTCACCCCACTCAATCACTTTGAGTTGAATATTCAACTAAATATACGTAATGAACTGTTAGTCATTACAGGGAAATCGGGTTCAGGAAAAACAAGCCTGTTAAATTGTATAGCTGGTCTTCTTACTCCCAAAAAAGGTGAAATTAAATTTCAAGATCAAATTCTATTTAAAACAGCTGAAATAAATCTACCTCCACAACAAAGGAATATTGGATATGTCTTTCAAGACTATGCATTATTTCCACATATGTCTGTTCAAAAAAATATATTTTATGGGGTTCCGAAAAACAAAAGGGCAGAGATACTTCCGCATATTAATTTGTTAGTAAATACTCTTGATATTGGACATCTTTTAGAACAGTACCCTCATGAAATTTCTGGAGGAGAAAAGCAGAGAGTTGCTGTTGTTCGCGCATTAGCTAATCGGCCTAACGCTCTTCTTATGGATGAACCCTTTTCCGCTTTAGATCCTGAGACTAAAATGCAATGCTATAAGCAAATTTTACATCTGAAAGAAACTTGGAATATTCCCATGATTTTGGTTACACATAATGTTGAGGAAGCAAAAATCTTGGGAGATCGTTTAGTGCAAATGCATCAAGGAATAATAGTGGATTCGAAAGACTTGAACTGA
- the modB gene encoding molybdate ABC transporter permease subunit: MDMTPFFLSIRIALLSTIIVFIIGTILARFISRRNFNGKTFLESLFMLPMVLPPTVIGFGLLYLFGKNGPLGIMLETVFDWRIVFTWHAAVLAATVVSFPLMYQSAAAAFLKYDRNIENAAYTLGASRWKVFWTISFPMAWPGLLAGVVLAFARGLGEFGATLMVAGYIPGKTDTLPMAIYFATEAGNTAQAGIWVLIIVFIGLTTIYWLNKWNQSPTVRFISKKKRGF; encoded by the coding sequence ATGGATATGACCCCATTTTTTTTATCGATTCGAATAGCGCTACTATCAACGATCATTGTTTTTATAATAGGTACTATTTTAGCGAGGTTCATATCTAGAAGAAACTTCAATGGAAAAACTTTTTTGGAGTCTCTTTTTATGCTTCCAATGGTGCTTCCTCCAACTGTCATTGGCTTTGGTCTATTATATTTGTTTGGGAAAAATGGTCCTCTTGGAATAATGTTGGAAACTGTTTTTGATTGGAGAATTGTGTTTACCTGGCATGCAGCAGTTTTAGCAGCAACAGTGGTTTCTTTTCCTTTAATGTATCAAAGTGCAGCGGCAGCATTTTTAAAATATGATAGAAATATTGAAAATGCAGCTTACACATTAGGAGCTAGTCGATGGAAGGTATTTTGGACCATCTCCTTTCCTATGGCATGGCCGGGATTGTTAGCTGGAGTAGTGTTAGCTTTTGCAAGAGGATTAGGTGAATTTGGTGCAACGTTAATGGTTGCGGGCTATATCCCTGGAAAAACCGATACATTGCCAATGGCCATTTATTTTGCAACAGAAGCCGGCAATACGGCACAAGCAGGGATTTGGGTTCTTATCATAGTGTTCATTGGATTGACGACAATTTATTGGCTAAATAAGTGGAACCAAAGTCCAACGGTTCGTTTCATTTCCAAGAAGAAAAGGGGTTTCTGA
- the modA gene encoding molybdate ABC transporter substrate-binding protein, with translation MKKIIFLTLVLLLLTSCISERETGSIELHIAAASSLTNPLQELKEEYERDNAKVEIIQSFASSGTLVQQIGQGATVDLFLSADEHWMNEAIQDQLVDETTVQTVVTNQLVLATINEQEILLDDLTNFEFERFSMGDPASVPAGKYAKESLEFYGLWERVKEKAVYGKNVRQALLYVESENVVAGIVYLSDALSSSKDLNFTIIDDESHTPIVYPVGIAKEAPNENEAEKFLSFLTSDKAITIWEKYGFKVSKE, from the coding sequence ATGAAAAAAATTATATTTTTAACTTTAGTTTTATTATTACTCACATCTTGCATCTCAGAGAGAGAAACTGGATCAATAGAATTACATATAGCGGCTGCATCAAGTTTAACAAATCCTTTGCAGGAATTAAAAGAAGAATATGAAAGGGACAATGCGAAGGTAGAAATCATACAATCATTTGCTTCATCGGGGACCTTGGTTCAACAAATAGGACAAGGTGCAACGGTAGATCTTTTTCTATCTGCTGATGAACATTGGATGAATGAAGCTATTCAAGACCAACTTGTTGATGAAACTACTGTACAAACGGTGGTAACAAATCAGTTAGTCCTTGCAACCATTAATGAACAGGAAATTTTATTAGATGATCTTACGAATTTTGAATTTGAAAGGTTCTCAATGGGAGACCCAGCAAGTGTCCCTGCTGGGAAATATGCCAAAGAATCTCTTGAATTCTATGGTTTATGGGAAAGGGTAAAGGAGAAGGCAGTTTATGGTAAAAATGTAAGACAAGCACTTCTTTATGTAGAATCAGAAAATGTTGTGGCGGGTATTGTATATTTGTCTGATGCTTTATCAAGTTCTAAAGATTTAAATTTTACTATTATAGATGATGAAAGCCATACACCTATTGTGTACCCAGTTGGCATTGCTAAGGAAGCTCCAAATGAAAATGAGGCAGAAAAATTTTTATCTTTTCTTACGTCAGACAAGGCCATCACTATCTGGGAGAAGTATGGATTCAAAGTAAGTAAGGAGTAG
- a CDS encoding cation diffusion facilitator family transporter encodes MEDYSNLKRSEKGAWVSIGAYIFLSFIKISVAFIGNSEALKADGLNNTTDIIASIAVLIGLRISRKPPDQNHHYGHMRAETISSLVAAFIMITVGLQVIWDTLQSIFSGQGEQPSMITAWTALFSAFAMFGVYFFNLNLSKKVKSHSLKAVAQDNRSDALVSIGAFVGIIGAQFGAFWLDPAAGLIVGIIISKTAWDIFSDATHMLTDGFDIDQLLAIKNEISKDKGVMMVGDCKARVHGNHVLLEATIHVDPSLSVQESHEIADRIELHLKKEYEIHHSHIHIEPYSKTTT; translated from the coding sequence ATGGAAGATTATTCAAACCTTAAGCGAAGCGAAAAAGGAGCTTGGGTAAGCATAGGGGCATATATTTTTCTATCTTTCATAAAAATTTCTGTTGCTTTTATAGGGAATTCAGAGGCTCTTAAAGCAGATGGACTTAATAATACGACCGATATCATTGCTTCCATAGCTGTATTAATTGGGTTGCGGATTTCTCGTAAACCACCCGATCAAAATCATCATTATGGTCATATGAGAGCCGAAACAATCTCTTCCTTAGTTGCTGCTTTTATCATGATCACTGTAGGACTCCAAGTTATATGGGATACGTTACAATCGATTTTTTCTGGACAAGGAGAGCAGCCGTCCATGATCACTGCATGGACAGCTTTATTTTCTGCATTTGCCATGTTTGGTGTCTATTTTTTTAACTTAAATCTATCTAAAAAGGTGAAAAGTCACTCTTTAAAAGCCGTTGCGCAAGATAATCGTTCAGATGCTCTTGTAAGTATCGGGGCTTTCGTCGGGATTATTGGTGCTCAATTTGGAGCATTCTGGTTAGACCCAGCTGCGGGCCTGATCGTAGGAATCATTATTTCCAAAACAGCATGGGACATATTTTCCGATGCTACTCATATGCTCACCGATGGTTTTGATATCGATCAACTTTTGGCTATCAAAAATGAAATTAGTAAAGATAAAGGTGTTATGATGGTTGGTGATTGTAAGGCAAGAGTGCATGGAAATCATGTACTTTTAGAGGCAACTATACATGTTGATCCATCTTTAAGTGTTCAAGAAAGCCATGAGATAGCAGATCGAATTGAATTACACCTCAAGAAAGAATATGAGATTCACCATTCACATATTCATATTGAACCTTACTCAAAAACAACCACGTGA
- a CDS encoding AzlD domain-containing protein, translating into MIYAIIIGMAVVTFLPRLLPAFIMEKLRIPEWADKWLISIPYAALGALIFPGILEVSPDKPYIGVIGGLVAVVIAFYVKNVILVVLGAIGVVFLMQVL; encoded by the coding sequence ATGATCTACGCTATAATTATCGGAATGGCTGTTGTGACTTTCCTTCCTCGACTGTTGCCGGCCTTTATTATGGAAAAATTAAGAATTCCTGAGTGGGCTGATAAGTGGTTAATATCGATCCCCTACGCTGCTTTGGGAGCTTTGATATTTCCTGGAATCCTTGAGGTATCACCAGATAAACCTTATATCGGCGTTATTGGTGGATTAGTTGCTGTTGTAATAGCTTTTTATGTAAAAAACGTTATTTTGGTTGTACTTGGCGCAATCGGAGTCGTTTTTCTTATGCAAGTTCTATAA
- a CDS encoding AzlC family ABC transporter permease, with protein sequence MDSVSKVWGEKQEIHTRKTMFKRGVSAGMPIFLGYTPIAIAYGVLGQQSGLTVLEIVLMSIMVFAGASQFMGVKMIMDGIGSIEIILATFVLNFRHFVMSLSLMNRFKPLPLRWKGILSFGITDETFAMSSLFPKEAHQKNGAWFYAGLMLIAYSSWVTGSLVGGVLGDVIPPVLSNSMMIALYAMFIGLLVPSIKKEYKVGIIAAISIVINYMLTEFVGLSDGWSIVIATILGGFSGVFILDAPKEKESEG encoded by the coding sequence GTGGATAGTGTTAGTAAAGTTTGGGGAGAAAAACAAGAAATACATACTCGTAAAACAATGTTTAAAAGGGGAGTATCCGCAGGAATGCCCATTTTTCTTGGCTATACCCCAATTGCTATTGCATATGGGGTTCTTGGCCAACAAAGCGGGCTTACCGTGCTAGAAATTGTTCTAATGAGTATTATGGTTTTTGCTGGAGCAAGCCAATTTATGGGCGTAAAAATGATCATGGACGGTATAGGCTCAATTGAAATTATTTTAGCTACCTTTGTCTTAAACTTTAGGCATTTTGTGATGAGCCTCTCTCTTATGAATCGTTTCAAGCCCTTACCTCTTAGGTGGAAAGGGATTTTGTCCTTCGGAATTACCGATGAGACTTTTGCTATGTCTTCTTTATTTCCAAAGGAAGCCCATCAAAAAAATGGGGCATGGTTTTATGCTGGATTAATGTTAATTGCTTATTCATCATGGGTAACAGGATCGCTTGTAGGTGGGGTCTTGGGCGATGTCATTCCCCCAGTGTTAAGTAATAGCATGATGATTGCTTTATATGCGATGTTTATTGGATTATTAGTACCTTCCATCAAAAAAGAATATAAAGTCGGAATTATTGCCGCTATTAGTATTGTAATTAATTATATGTTAACGGAGTTCGTTGGATTATCAGATGGGTGGTCCATCGTTATAGCGACCATTTTAGGAGGATTTTCAGGGGTGTTTATTTTAGATGCACCGAAGGAAAAGGAGAGTGAAGGTTAA
- a CDS encoding GNAT family N-acetyltransferase, whose product MEIKQLFSADAKAYWELRIEALKENPESFVTVYDEALETKGPLQKYQEELSSDLEITYGAFEKEELIGSITLRLESPRKLKHKGHILNMYVTPEFRKKGVGKELMDKIVEVAKSYKIEQLQLTVVSTIKAATTFYSKYGFETYGVEMKGLKLDHTYWDQNLMVLFL is encoded by the coding sequence ATGGAAATTAAACAACTCTTCTCAGCAGATGCAAAGGCCTATTGGGAACTACGGATTGAAGCATTAAAAGAAAATCCCGAGTCATTTGTGACTGTTTATGATGAAGCATTAGAAACAAAGGGTCCCCTCCAAAAGTATCAAGAAGAGCTTAGTTCAGACCTTGAAATTACATATGGTGCATTCGAAAAAGAGGAATTAATCGGATCTATCACCCTTAGATTAGAGTCCCCACGGAAGTTAAAGCATAAAGGACATATTTTAAATATGTATGTCACCCCTGAGTTCCGAAAAAAAGGGGTAGGTAAGGAACTTATGGATAAGATAGTAGAGGTTGCAAAGTCTTATAAAATTGAACAACTACAACTCACCGTTGTTTCTACGATAAAAGCCGCAACCACCTTCTACTCTAAATATGGATTTGAAACATATGGGGTTGAGATGAAGGGATTAAAGTTGGATCATACGTATTGGGACCAAAATTTAATGGTGTTGTTTTTATAA
- a CDS encoding gamma-glutamyl-gamma-aminobutyrate hydrolase family protein — MKPIIGVTASVEDSKESISRDNLCSIINNGGIPFVITSEYEKSDVYQIAKSIDGLYLTGGYDIDPTLFGEEPHPNLGIITPTRDQFEVELIKALLQMNKPILAVCRGCQILNIAMGGDMYQDIYDQINGDLLQHNQKAPKDHASHYVYVESNTLLYSLAKNNKIKVNSRHHQANRKVVSPMQVCGRASDSVIEAIESAGHSFVLGLQWHPENMAMSGDQVSINIYNAFIDTCQTRR; from the coding sequence TTGAAACCGATTATTGGGGTAACAGCTTCGGTGGAGGATTCAAAAGAATCCATTAGCCGAGATAATTTATGCTCGATTATAAATAATGGTGGTATACCTTTTGTTATAACAAGTGAATACGAGAAGAGTGATGTGTATCAAATTGCTAAAAGTATAGATGGACTTTATCTTACAGGAGGGTATGATATTGATCCAACTTTGTTTGGGGAAGAACCACATCCAAATCTGGGGATCATAACTCCTACTAGAGATCAGTTTGAAGTGGAATTAATAAAGGCCTTGTTACAGATGAATAAACCGATCTTAGCCGTATGTAGAGGCTGTCAGATTCTTAACATAGCCATGGGTGGGGACATGTATCAAGACATTTATGATCAAATAAATGGTGATTTGCTGCAACATAACCAAAAAGCTCCTAAAGACCATGCTTCACACTATGTATATGTGGAATCCAACACACTTCTCTACTCTTTGGCAAAAAATAATAAAATAAAAGTAAATAGTAGACATCACCAAGCCAACCGAAAAGTAGTAAGTCCTATGCAGGTATGTGGCAGAGCAAGCGACTCTGTTATTGAAGCCATTGAAAGTGCAGGTCATTCTTTTGTGTTAGGGCTTCAATGGCATCCTGAGAACATGGCAATGAGCGGAGATCAAGTATCTATAAATATATATAACGCATTTATTGATACGTGTCAGACACGGAGATGA
- a CDS encoding SulP family inorganic anion transporter yields MDFTTIKNEWFGNWKGDILSGIVVALALIPEAIAFSLIAGLDPMVGLYASFCIAVVISIVGGRPGMISAATGAMALVMVSLVDEYGLQYLLAATILTGILQILFGIGKIGKLMKFIPRSVMVGFVNALAILIFTSQLTHFENANWVMYAMVGGSLAIIYILPRFTKIVPAPLVAIVAMTVFVMITGTSVSTVGEMGKLTQALPVFLFPDIPFTWETLMIIFPYSLALSMVGLLESLLTAQIVDDMTDTTSNKNKEATGQGIANIAAGFFGGMAGCAMIGQSVINVKSGGRGRLSAMVAGVTLMAMILLFNDILVQIPMAALVGVMIMVSIGTFDWTSLRTLHIKPKSDTLVMLTTVTTVVITHDLSKGVLAGVVLSAVFFAAKISNVHVKKIVENENIIYQVKGQLFFASVSEVIQSFDYDENIEEITLDLTHSHIWDDSGVDAIDRIVLKFRSRGIHVNVRGLNDESLHLVNRIGIYNKPNAKIANH; encoded by the coding sequence TTGGATTTTACAACAATAAAAAATGAATGGTTTGGTAACTGGAAAGGTGATATTCTCTCTGGAATTGTTGTAGCTCTTGCTCTTATTCCTGAAGCAATAGCCTTTTCCCTTATTGCCGGTTTGGACCCAATGGTAGGTTTATACGCCTCCTTTTGTATAGCTGTCGTGATCTCCATCGTTGGAGGTCGACCTGGAATGATTTCAGCTGCAACAGGAGCCATGGCTTTAGTTATGGTGTCCCTAGTTGACGAATATGGACTTCAATATTTGTTAGCAGCAACCATTCTGACAGGAATTCTGCAAATCCTATTTGGCATCGGGAAAATTGGGAAACTGATGAAGTTTATTCCCCGATCCGTAATGGTGGGTTTTGTTAATGCATTAGCTATTCTTATTTTCACATCCCAGCTTACTCACTTTGAAAATGCTAACTGGGTAATGTATGCCATGGTGGGAGGATCTTTAGCAATTATTTATATTTTACCTAGATTCACTAAAATTGTTCCTGCCCCGCTAGTTGCAATTGTTGCGATGACAGTTTTTGTTATGATTACAGGAACATCTGTTAGTACAGTAGGAGAAATGGGTAAATTAACACAGGCTTTACCAGTCTTCCTATTCCCAGATATCCCATTCACATGGGAAACCTTAATGATTATCTTCCCTTATTCACTTGCCCTTTCCATGGTTGGTCTACTGGAATCACTTCTCACAGCACAAATTGTTGATGATATGACAGATACAACAAGCAACAAAAATAAAGAGGCAACGGGACAAGGAATAGCAAACATTGCGGCAGGATTTTTTGGAGGTATGGCTGGTTGTGCCATGATTGGACAATCTGTTATTAATGTGAAATCAGGTGGTCGTGGCAGGTTATCAGCCATGGTTGCTGGTGTAACATTAATGGCCATGATTTTATTGTTTAACGACATTCTTGTTCAAATTCCAATGGCGGCATTAGTAGGAGTGATGATCATGGTGTCTATCGGAACCTTTGACTGGACATCCCTTCGAACACTCCATATCAAGCCTAAATCGGATACACTAGTCATGTTAACCACTGTTACTACTGTTGTTATTACACATGATTTATCTAAGGGTGTTCTTGCAGGGGTTGTTCTTAGTGCTGTTTTCTTTGCTGCGAAGATTTCCAATGTACATGTGAAGAAAATAGTAGAGAACGAAAATATTATTTATCAAGTGAAAGGGCAACTTTTCTTCGCTTCAGTATCAGAAGTGATACAATCATTTGATTATGATGAAAACATAGAGGAAATTACACTAGATCTTACCCATTCCCATATTTGGGATGACTCTGGTGTGGACGCTATCGATCGTATTGTATTAAAATTCCGAAGCAGAGGCATTCACGTAAATGTGCGTGGTCTTAATGATGAAAGTCTTCACCTTGTGAATCGTATTGGAATATACAACAAACCAAATGCCAAAATTGCAAATCATTAA
- the dat gene encoding D-amino-acid transaminase, with amino-acid sequence MTIKSTILTEQGFMNHDELSYPFEERGLQFGDGVYEVIRVYNGQYYLMSEHINRLYRSAAAIKLQVPFEKEELWRKLDELLEMNKVTGSAKLYLQITRGSAPRDHIFPVGVKSNMYAYVMDHERNIKALKEGIKTITVNDVRWENCYIKSLNLLPNVLAKQEAHENGCGEAILHRNGTVTECSSSNVYAIFDGQVYTHPASKNILHGCVRMKVQSICEEKGIPFVEKPFSIEEMWKADELFISSSLNEVTPVIEVDQKKIQEGKPGKMTQLLQKAYEEDAGISDNASIFQLN; translated from the coding sequence TTGACAATAAAATCAACAATCTTAACGGAGCAGGGTTTTATGAATCATGACGAATTATCATATCCTTTTGAAGAACGGGGGTTGCAGTTCGGCGACGGAGTTTACGAAGTCATTAGAGTGTATAATGGACAATATTATTTAATGAGTGAACATATCAACCGCCTTTACCGTTCAGCAGCAGCGATCAAGCTTCAAGTTCCTTTTGAAAAGGAAGAACTTTGGAGAAAATTAGATGAATTATTGGAAATGAATAAAGTGACTGGAAGTGCGAAGCTTTACCTTCAAATTACGAGAGGATCAGCTCCGAGAGATCACATTTTCCCTGTTGGTGTTAAATCTAATATGTATGCCTATGTTATGGACCATGAGCGAAATATTAAAGCCTTAAAGGAAGGTATAAAGACTATTACTGTTAACGATGTACGATGGGAAAACTGTTATATTAAAAGTTTAAATTTACTTCCTAATGTTCTTGCCAAGCAGGAGGCCCATGAAAATGGATGTGGAGAAGCTATTCTGCATCGCAACGGTACAGTGACTGAATGTAGTTCTTCAAATGTTTATGCAATCTTCGATGGGCAGGTATATACTCACCCAGCATCCAAAAATATTTTACATGGCTGTGTAAGAATGAAAGTCCAATCAATTTGTGAAGAAAAAGGAATCCCTTTTGTAGAAAAACCATTTAGCATAGAAGAAATGTGGAAAGCAGATGAATTGTTTATCTCAAGTAGCTTAAATGAAGTAACGCCAGTCATTGAAGTTGATCAAAAAAAGATCCAAGAAGGAAAACCGGGTAAAATGACTCAACTTCTACAAAAAGCCTATGAGGAAGACGCTGGGATATCAGATAATGCTTCTATTTTTCAATTGAATTAA
- the sspL gene encoding small, acid-soluble spore protein L: MAKQEKHRNRGQGASSVNPQGLSEDVTDQRPKSVLEDRAKKRNTKI, encoded by the coding sequence ATGGCTAAACAAGAAAAACATCGTAACCGAGGACAAGGGGCTTCTTCTGTTAATCCTCAAGGTCTTTCAGAAGATGTAACGGATCAACGTCCGAAATCTGTACTTGAAGACCGAGCAAAAAAAAGAAACACAAAAATATAA